A single genomic interval of Alcaligenes sp. SDU_A2 harbors:
- a CDS encoding MFS transporter, with amino-acid sequence MSTHQTMDTAGARPARLSLTQGERKASMLLALLFACRMLGLFLLTPVFAVAAQALPGGNDAARVGLALGAYGLTQAVLQIPLGMASDRFGRRPVIVLGMVLFVIGGVVCALASSVDWVTVGRCIQGLGAVSAAISAWVADSTRPEVRTRAMAMVGGSIGISFAVSLVLSPVLVGQFGLSGLFWAISLLGFVCLLIAAFVVPSAPKAPVSAIKVTAAQVLRHADLLRLNFGVFCLHFILMSLFIVVPGVLATLGAYGTQDLWKVYLPVILASFVLMVPAVFYTETRKRHKQALELAVLLLIVVLASMPWARVSLAPMVAALVLFFIGFNILEALQPSLVSRVAPPEYKGLALGFYNTSQSLGVFGGGLVGGLLASHGQVQWVLWTGAGLAALWLLTARGFKDKY; translated from the coding sequence ATGAGTACACACCAAACTATGGATACGGCAGGCGCGCGTCCGGCGCGCCTGAGCCTGACTCAGGGCGAGCGCAAGGCCAGCATGCTGCTCGCCCTCTTGTTTGCCTGCCGGATGCTGGGCCTGTTTTTATTGACGCCTGTGTTCGCGGTGGCTGCCCAGGCGTTGCCCGGTGGCAACGATGCGGCCCGCGTGGGGTTGGCCTTGGGCGCGTATGGCCTGACCCAAGCCGTGCTGCAGATTCCGTTGGGCATGGCTTCGGACCGTTTTGGGCGACGCCCGGTCATTGTCCTGGGCATGGTGCTGTTTGTGATTGGCGGCGTGGTCTGTGCGCTGGCCAGCAGTGTCGATTGGGTCACGGTCGGCCGCTGTATTCAAGGGCTGGGGGCGGTGTCAGCGGCGATTTCCGCCTGGGTGGCCGACTCCACCCGTCCCGAAGTGCGCACACGCGCCATGGCGATGGTGGGTGGCTCCATCGGCATCTCGTTTGCCGTGTCACTGGTGCTCTCGCCCGTGCTGGTGGGGCAGTTCGGTTTGTCTGGCCTGTTCTGGGCCATCAGTCTGCTGGGCTTTGTGTGCCTGCTGATTGCCGCATTTGTCGTGCCCTCCGCGCCCAAGGCCCCTGTATCGGCTATCAAGGTGACCGCTGCCCAGGTGCTGCGCCATGCGGATCTGCTGCGCCTGAATTTTGGCGTGTTCTGTCTGCACTTTATCCTGATGTCGCTGTTCATCGTGGTGCCGGGTGTGCTGGCGACCTTGGGCGCTTACGGGACACAGGATCTGTGGAAGGTCTACCTGCCCGTCATTCTGGCGTCTTTTGTGTTGATGGTGCCGGCCGTGTTCTATACGGAAACCCGCAAGCGCCACAAGCAGGCACTGGAGCTGGCCGTGTTGCTGCTGATCGTGGTGTTGGCGTCGATGCCCTGGGCGCGTGTCTCGCTGGCACCGATGGTGGCGGCGCTGGTGCTGTTCTTTATTGGTTTCAATATTCTGGAAGCCTTGCAGCCTTCGCTGGTGTCGCGCGTGGCTCCACCCGAATATAAAGGCTTGGCGCTTGGCTTTTACAATACGTCCCAGTCGCTGGGCGTGTTTGGCGGCGGTTTGGTCGGCGGCCTGCTGGCATCGCACGGGCAGGTGCAGTGGGTGCTGTGGACGGGGGCCGGATTGGCGGCGCTGTGGCTGCTGACGGCGCGCGGATTCAAAGACAAGTACTAG
- a CDS encoding shikimate kinase, which yields MIHSLPADLMPVEHPSPLSESELLELQQAGSRPIILVGMMGAGKTTIGRQLARELKREFLDLDHELEARSGVRVATIFEFEGEEGFRKRESAVLDICSRLPGIVLATGGGAVLSEANRQLIKDRGIVVYLRASVDELYRRVARDRNRPLLQTADPRARLQELLQGREPLYEEVADVHFETGSAPVHHAVRQLLSLLKERGC from the coding sequence ATGATCCACTCTTTACCCGCAGACCTGATGCCTGTAGAACATCCTAGCCCCTTATCAGAGTCCGAGCTGCTCGAATTACAACAGGCCGGTTCCCGGCCCATTATCCTGGTAGGTATGATGGGTGCAGGCAAAACCACCATAGGCCGTCAGTTGGCGCGGGAACTGAAGCGCGAATTTCTGGACCTGGATCACGAACTGGAAGCACGCAGCGGTGTGCGCGTGGCCACTATCTTTGAGTTTGAAGGTGAAGAAGGGTTCCGCAAACGGGAGTCCGCCGTGCTGGATATCTGTTCGCGGCTGCCGGGCATCGTCTTGGCGACCGGTGGTGGGGCGGTATTGTCCGAGGCCAACCGCCAGCTTATAAAGGATCGCGGTATCGTCGTGTATTTGCGCGCCAGCGTGGACGAACTGTATCGCCGTGTGGCGCGCGACCGCAACCGGCCGCTGCTGCAAACGGCGGACCCGCGTGCGCGTCTCCAGGAATTGCTGCAAGGGCGCGAACCCTTGTACGAAGAAGTGGCCGACGTACACTTTGAAACCGGCTCTGCGCCCGTGCACCATGCCGTGCGCCAACTGTTGTCTCTCCTGAAAGAACGAGGTTGCTGA
- the aroB gene encoding 3-dehydroquinate synthase: MTVVHVAVEGGAYPIHIAADRLERLADSVPSDVTAVAIVTNPTVAALYLEPVRHALQAAGKPVHVVELPDGEAYKNWESLNLIFDALLGRHLDRKTLIVALGGGVIGDMAGFAAACFLRGVRFLQVPTTLLAQVDSSVGGKTAINHPLGKNMVGAFYQPIAVEVDTRVLRTLPAREISAGLAEVIKYGMIDDRDFFDWCEAHIDGMRALNEADIVHAIRRSCEVKAKVVSQDERESGLRAILNFGHTFAHAIESGMGYGQWLHGEAVGCGMIMAAELSALVCGLPAHDVARIRALVQASGCPVDPPQWPAQRWLDLMQGDKKNEGGQLRFVLLDELGHAVVQAVEPDVVRRALARFDSAVQE; this comes from the coding sequence ATGACTGTAGTGCATGTGGCCGTCGAAGGCGGTGCCTATCCCATCCATATTGCTGCCGACCGCCTGGAGCGGTTGGCCGACAGTGTTCCGTCCGATGTCACGGCCGTGGCAATTGTTACAAATCCGACCGTGGCCGCTTTGTATCTGGAGCCGGTTCGGCATGCGCTGCAGGCGGCCGGCAAGCCTGTGCATGTGGTCGAACTGCCCGATGGCGAAGCCTACAAGAATTGGGAATCCCTGAATCTGATCTTTGACGCGTTGCTGGGCCGTCACCTGGATCGCAAGACACTGATCGTCGCGTTGGGCGGTGGCGTCATCGGCGACATGGCCGGGTTTGCGGCCGCCTGCTTTTTGCGCGGGGTACGGTTTTTGCAGGTGCCGACGACGTTGCTGGCGCAAGTGGATTCGTCGGTCGGCGGTAAAACAGCCATCAATCACCCGCTGGGCAAGAATATGGTGGGCGCGTTCTATCAGCCTATCGCCGTGGAAGTGGACACGCGCGTGCTGCGTACTTTGCCGGCCCGCGAAATTTCCGCCGGGCTGGCCGAAGTCATCAAATACGGCATGATTGACGACCGCGACTTTTTCGACTGGTGCGAAGCACACATCGACGGCATGCGTGCTCTGAACGAAGCGGATATCGTGCACGCCATCCGGCGCTCCTGCGAGGTTAAGGCCAAGGTTGTTTCCCAGGACGAACGGGAGTCGGGTCTGCGTGCCATTCTTAATTTCGGTCACACTTTTGCGCATGCAATCGAGTCGGGCATGGGATACGGCCAGTGGCTGCATGGCGAAGCCGTGGGCTGCGGCATGATCATGGCGGCAGAATTGTCCGCTCTGGTCTGCGGTTTACCGGCTCACGATGTGGCCCGCATTCGCGCACTGGTTCAGGCTAGCGGCTGCCCCGTCGATCCGCCGCAGTGGCCGGCACAGCGCTGGCTGGATCTGATGCAGGGTGACAAGAAAAACGAAGGCGGCCAGCTGCGCTTTGTGTTGCTGGATGAGTTGGGCCATGCCGTGGTTCAGGCTGTCGAGCCGGATGTGGTGCGCCGGGCGCTGGCGCGTTTTGATTCCGCCGTGCAGGAGTAA
- the uvrA gene encoding excinuclease ABC subunit UvrA: MEAIRIRGARTHNLKNVSVDLPRRQLVVLTGLSGSGKSSLAFDTLYAEGQRRYVESLSAYARQFLQLMDKPDVDLIEGLSPAIAIEQKAAGHNPRSTVGTTTEIHDYLRLLYARVGTPYCPEHGLPLQAHSVSQMVDQILQWEPECRIAVLAPLHRGIKSDLRAELAGLQAQGFVRVRINGQTCGMDELPVLDPAQTHDLDVVIDRLRIRPDSQQRLAESLETALSITDGRCLVVNLDNDHEQPFSSRYACPVCDYALPELEPRLFSFNNPAGACPDCSGLGQVDVFDPDRVVAFPELSLAGGAIAGWDRRNAFTYTLLTSLAAHYHFDMDAPFESLPQEVRHKVLYGSGDEEISFLYLNEKGRTTVKTHAFEGVIPNLQRRWTETDSSAVREELSKLRRTQTCPSCHGARLRLEARNVRIGDEAVDGSPAKGRAIFEVEALALSDCLHWFEHLELSGAKKEIADRIVREIRARLQFLNNVGLNYLSLDRSADTISGGEAQRIRLASQIGSGLTGVMYVLDEPSIGLHQRDNDKLIQTLQHLRDLGNSVIVVEHDEDMIRTADYVLDMGPGAGEHGGQITAQGSPQELAANPASLTGQYLSGIRQIAVPKRRPVDDSLDWLNLYGATGNNLKCVDLAIPAGRLVCITGVSGSGKSTLINDTLATAISRILHRAHAEPAPYDRLEGLEHFDKIINVDQTPIGRTPRSNPATYTGMFTAIRELFAGVPEARLRGYDPGRFSFNVKGGRCEACQGDGVVKVEMHFLPDVYVPCDVCQGRRYSRETLDIRYRGRNISEVLDMTVEQAMEYFEAVPLVARKLSTLMDVGLSYIRLGQSATTLSGGEAQRVKLSLELSKRSTGRTLYILDEPTTGLHFHDIAVLLGVLERLVEAGNTVVVIEHNLDVIKTADWIVDMGPEGGSGGGQIVAQGTPETVAACDQSHTGRYLKTLLQRHT, encoded by the coding sequence ATGGAAGCCATACGAATCCGCGGTGCCCGCACGCACAACCTGAAAAATGTCTCCGTGGACCTGCCGCGCCGTCAGCTGGTGGTCCTGACGGGCCTGTCGGGTTCCGGAAAATCGTCACTGGCTTTTGACACACTGTACGCCGAAGGGCAACGACGCTACGTAGAAAGTCTGTCGGCCTACGCGCGCCAGTTCCTGCAACTGATGGACAAGCCAGACGTGGACCTGATCGAAGGCCTGTCGCCCGCCATTGCTATCGAACAGAAGGCTGCCGGCCACAATCCGCGCTCCACCGTGGGCACCACCACGGAAATCCACGATTATCTGCGCCTATTGTACGCCCGCGTCGGCACGCCTTACTGCCCCGAGCATGGCCTGCCGCTGCAAGCACACAGCGTCAGTCAGATGGTCGACCAGATCCTGCAGTGGGAACCCGAATGCCGCATTGCCGTGCTCGCCCCTCTGCACCGAGGCATCAAAAGCGATCTGCGCGCTGAACTGGCCGGCCTGCAAGCCCAAGGCTTTGTGCGCGTGCGCATCAATGGCCAGACCTGCGGCATGGACGAGCTACCTGTGCTGGACCCGGCACAGACCCACGATCTGGACGTGGTGATCGACCGATTGCGGATACGCCCCGATAGTCAGCAACGTCTGGCCGAAAGCCTGGAGACGGCCTTGTCCATTACGGACGGACGCTGCCTGGTCGTCAATCTGGACAATGACCACGAACAGCCTTTCTCCAGCCGCTACGCCTGTCCGGTCTGCGATTACGCCCTGCCCGAACTGGAGCCGCGCCTGTTCAGCTTCAACAATCCGGCCGGAGCCTGTCCGGACTGCAGCGGACTGGGGCAGGTGGATGTGTTCGACCCTGACCGCGTGGTTGCCTTCCCCGAACTGAGTCTGGCCGGCGGTGCCATTGCGGGTTGGGACAGGCGCAATGCCTTTACTTATACCTTGCTGACCAGCCTGGCCGCGCATTATCACTTCGACATGGACGCGCCCTTCGAGTCCCTGCCCCAAGAGGTACGCCACAAAGTCCTGTATGGCTCGGGCGACGAGGAAATCTCTTTTCTGTACCTGAACGAAAAAGGCCGCACCACCGTCAAGACCCATGCCTTTGAAGGGGTCATACCCAATCTGCAGCGGCGCTGGACAGAAACCGACTCCAGCGCCGTGCGCGAAGAACTCAGCAAGCTGCGCCGTACACAGACCTGCCCATCCTGCCACGGCGCACGCCTGCGCCTGGAAGCGCGCAATGTGCGCATCGGCGACGAAGCGGTAGACGGCAGCCCCGCCAAAGGACGCGCCATTTTCGAGGTCGAGGCCCTGGCCCTGTCCGATTGCCTGCACTGGTTCGAGCACCTGGAGCTGAGCGGAGCCAAAAAAGAGATTGCCGACCGTATCGTGCGCGAAATTCGCGCCCGCCTGCAATTTCTGAATAATGTGGGTCTTAATTACCTGTCGCTGGATCGCAGCGCCGACACGATTTCCGGCGGCGAGGCCCAGCGCATCCGTCTGGCCAGCCAGATCGGTTCGGGACTGACCGGCGTCATGTATGTACTGGACGAGCCTTCCATCGGCCTGCATCAGCGCGACAACGACAAACTGATCCAGACCCTGCAACATCTGCGCGATCTGGGCAACAGCGTCATTGTCGTGGAACACGACGAGGACATGATACGCACGGCCGATTACGTTCTGGACATGGGACCGGGAGCCGGCGAACACGGCGGTCAGATTACCGCCCAAGGTTCGCCGCAAGAACTGGCCGCCAATCCGGCCTCGCTGACCGGCCAGTACCTGTCGGGTATACGTCAGATCGCTGTGCCCAAGCGCCGCCCGGTAGACGACTCGCTGGATTGGCTGAATCTGTACGGTGCCACAGGCAACAACCTGAAGTGCGTGGATCTAGCCATTCCTGCGGGCCGTCTGGTGTGCATTACCGGCGTGTCCGGCTCGGGCAAGTCCACCCTGATCAACGACACCCTGGCCACTGCCATCTCCCGCATTCTGCATCGCGCCCACGCCGAACCCGCCCCCTACGATCGCCTGGAAGGCCTGGAACATTTCGACAAAATCATCAATGTGGACCAGACGCCCATAGGCCGCACCCCGCGCAGCAATCCGGCCACCTACACCGGCATGTTCACGGCCATACGCGAACTGTTTGCCGGCGTGCCCGAAGCCCGCCTGCGCGGCTACGATCCGGGGCGTTTTTCGTTCAACGTCAAAGGCGGACGCTGCGAAGCCTGCCAGGGTGACGGCGTGGTCAAGGTGGAAATGCACTTTCTGCCCGATGTCTACGTACCTTGCGATGTCTGTCAGGGTCGACGCTACAGCCGCGAAACGCTGGACATACGCTATCGCGGCCGCAACATCAGCGAAGTGCTGGATATGACCGTCGAGCAGGCGATGGAGTATTTCGAGGCCGTGCCGCTGGTGGCGCGCAAGCTGTCCACCCTGATGGACGTGGGCCTGTCGTACATACGTCTGGGCCAAAGCGCCACAACCTTGTCCGGCGGCGAGGCCCAGCGCGTCAAACTGTCGCTGGAATTGTCCAAGCGCAGCACAGGACGCACCTTATATATATTGGACGAACCGACAACCGGCCTGCACTTTCATGATATCGCCGTGCTGCTGGGCGTACTGGAGCGGCTGGTGGAAGCCGGCAATACCGTTGTGGTCATCGAACACAATCTGGATGTCATCAAAACTGCCGACTGGATTGTGGACATGGGGCCCGAAGGCGGCAGCGGCGGCGGGCAGATCGTTGCCCAGGGCACGCCCGAGACCGTGGCGGCCTGCGACCAAAGCCACACAGGCCGCTACCTGAAAACACTGCTGCAACGACATACCTGA
- a CDS encoding deoxyguanosinetriphosphate triphosphohydrolase has product MLTLAAYACHPEQSRGRRYPEAPPQGRTAFQRDRDRIIHCNAFRLLEYKTQVFINHEGDLFRTRLTHSLEVAQLARAIARNLGLHEDLIEAISLAHDLGHTPFGHAGQDELNACMQELAPEAGGFEHNLQSLRVVDELEERYAAFNGLNLCFETREGILKHCSVKHARELGDVGQRFLERSQPSLEAQLANLADEIAYNNHDIDDGLRSGLISVEQLLELRLFREHHDQVLTRYPGLAGQRLVAEIIRGMINTLVVDLTQTTQARLDEHKPDSVDALRALPRLAGFSAELRTQADELKRFLHANLYRHYRVVRMMSKARRIVRELFQAFLDDPRLLAAEYRRDHPVAQARAIADYIAGMTDRHAIREHNALFRM; this is encoded by the coding sequence ATGCTGACGCTTGCCGCTTACGCCTGTCACCCCGAACAGTCCCGCGGCCGGCGTTATCCGGAAGCGCCGCCGCAGGGTCGTACCGCTTTTCAGCGAGACCGGGATCGCATCATCCATTGCAACGCATTTCGTTTGTTGGAGTATAAAACCCAGGTTTTCATTAACCACGAAGGCGATTTGTTCCGCACGCGTCTGACGCATAGCCTGGAAGTGGCGCAACTGGCGCGTGCCATTGCCCGTAACCTGGGCTTGCACGAAGACCTGATCGAAGCCATTTCCCTGGCGCACGACTTGGGGCATACGCCCTTCGGGCATGCCGGGCAGGACGAGCTGAATGCCTGCATGCAGGAATTGGCTCCCGAGGCCGGTGGCTTCGAGCACAATTTGCAAAGCCTGCGTGTAGTCGATGAGCTGGAAGAGCGCTACGCCGCGTTTAATGGCCTGAATCTGTGTTTCGAAACACGGGAAGGCATCTTGAAACACTGTTCGGTCAAGCATGCCCGTGAACTGGGCGATGTGGGTCAGCGCTTTCTGGAGCGCAGCCAGCCCTCGCTGGAGGCGCAGCTGGCCAATCTGGCCGATGAAATCGCCTATAACAACCACGATATCGACGATGGCTTGCGCTCGGGCTTGATCAGCGTGGAGCAACTGCTGGAATTGCGTCTGTTTCGCGAACACCACGATCAGGTGCTGACCCGCTATCCGGGGCTGGCCGGACAGCGGCTGGTGGCCGAGATCATTCGCGGCATGATCAATACCCTGGTTGTGGATCTGACCCAGACCACCCAGGCCAGATTGGACGAACACAAGCCCGATAGCGTGGACGCCTTGCGCGCCTTGCCGCGTCTGGCCGGTTTTTCTGCGGAACTGCGCACTCAAGCCGATGAGCTCAAGCGTTTCTTGCATGCCAACCTGTACCGTCACTACCGTGTAGTGCGCATGATGAGCAAGGCGCGACGTATTGTGCGCGAATTGTTCCAGGCCTTTCTGGACGATCCGCGTCTGCTGGCGGCCGAGTACCGTCGGGATCACCCGGTGGCGCAGGCTCGTGCCATCGCCGACTATATTGCCGGCATGACAGACCGTCACGCGATACGCGAACACAACGCCTTGTTCCGTATGTAG
- the ssb gene encoding single-stranded DNA-binding protein → MASVNKVILVGNLGRDPEVRYSAEGSAICNISIATTSQWKDRNSGERREETEWHRVVFYNRLAEIAGEYLKKGRSVYVEGRLRTRKWTGQDNQERYTTEIIAEQMQMLGGRDGGDMGGGASMGGGDYGNSAPAPQRAPRQAPQQQQQAPRNNPPMSDNLADMDDDIPF, encoded by the coding sequence ATGGCATCGGTAAATAAAGTCATTCTGGTCGGCAATCTCGGCCGCGACCCAGAAGTACGCTACAGCGCGGAAGGTTCGGCCATCTGCAATATTTCCATTGCCACGACCTCTCAGTGGAAGGACCGTAACTCCGGCGAGCGCCGCGAGGAAACCGAGTGGCACCGTGTGGTGTTCTACAATCGCCTGGCGGAAATCGCCGGCGAATACCTGAAAAAAGGCCGCTCCGTTTACGTCGAAGGCCGCCTGCGCACCCGCAAGTGGACCGGTCAGGACAACCAGGAACGCTATACCACCGAAATCATCGCCGAACAGATGCAAATGCTGGGTGGACGCGACGGCGGCGATATGGGCGGCGGTGCCAGCATGGGTGGTGGCGACTACGGCAACAGCGCGCCGGCCCCCCAGCGCGCTCCGCGTCAGGCTCCGCAACAGCAGCAACAGGCCCCGCGCAATAACCCGCCCATGTCGGATAATCTGGCGGACATGGATGACGATATCCCGTTCTAA